In the Enterococcus rotai genome, TTTATTAATCGAATTGCCACCAAAGTGATTGAACTTTCTGAAACTGGCAGTAAGCTCTATTTAGGTGATTACGATTACTATTTAGAAAAGAAAAAGGAAGAAGAAGAATTGGCTGCCCTATTAGCTGAACAAACTTCCGTAAAACAAACTGAAACCGCAAAACCAAAAAATGATTTTTATCAAAATAAAGAACAACAAAAAATAGTACGTAATTTAAGTCGCAAAATCACGCAAATCGAAGAAAATTTAGCTACTTTGGATACGACGATTGCAGAAATCGAACAAACGATGAGTGATCCAAAGCTCGTCGATGACCACATGCAACTTATGGCTTTGAACGAGTCATTAGAAGCCCAGCGAACTCAACAAGAACAATTGTTGACGGAGTGGGAAAATCTTAGTTTAGAGCTTGAAGAGTTAGAAGAAAATAATTGACGAAAGGTGGACAATCATGACGTCAAAACGTATGAATGTAACACAACCTAAGTATCAACAAATTGCTGTTGATGTAGCCTCCAAAATTGTTGATCAAACTTTTTTAGTTGGAGATAAAATCCACGCACGATCTACTCTGGCAAATAAATACAGTGTATCTCCTGAAACTGCACGTAAGGCAATCAGTGTATTAGTTGATTTAGAAATTGTCCAAGCCAAGCATGGCAGCGGCTTTTATGTTCATTCAATTGAGAAAGCCAAGCTTTTCGTCGATCAATACCAGGATGTCCAATCGATCCATGACTTAAAAGAAAACCTGATCAGCAGTGTCAAAAAACAAAAAGAAGAATTAAGCTACTTTTCAGAAATATTAGATAAACTTGTTGGCCAAACGAAACGTTTTGACTCATTCAACCCGTTGAATCCAGTCACTTTTACGCTAACGGATGATGCAGTGCATCTTGAAATGACGATCAGCGAATTGAATTTATGGCAAAGCACCTCTGCTACTCTGATTGCAATCAAGCATGGAGACGA is a window encoding:
- a CDS encoding TrkA C-terminal domain-containing protein — translated: MTSKRMNVTQPKYQQIAVDVASKIVDQTFLVGDKIHARSTLANKYSVSPETARKAISVLVDLEIVQAKHGSGFYVHSIEKAKLFVDQYQDVQSIHDLKENLISSVKKQKEELSYFSEILDKLVGQTKRFDSFNPLNPVTFTLTDDAVHLEMTISELNLWQSTSATLIAIKHGDELLVSPGPYAKLTSGDTIYFVGHESTLQRVQNFFYPNS